The DNA sequence TCGGGGCCACTGAGGGTTTTATCGGTCACCACCAGGGCTGGCCGGCGCTGCCCCAAGCCTAATTCCAACAAGAAAGTCAGCGGGTTCAGCATCCAAAGAACCGAAGTCAGGCTTTTCCAGGTAAACACTTTGTAGCGGTCAGGGTTAAATTCCATAGCAGGTCATCTAACCCAAGATAAAAACTTTTACAATAGTTTACAAACCGCTGCTGCCGGGGCCGGAAAGCTTATAGGGTGTTTTTGCCAGCGCGGCTTCCAGTTCCGTGGTGGCGACTTCCTGGTTCATTTCCACGACAGCCTCGTTTTTTTCAAGGCTTACTTCCACATTTTCGACTCCTTCTACGCCGGACAATACATTCCGGACCACTCCGGCACATCCGGAGCAGGTCATTCCTGAAATAGCATATGTTTTTTTCATGATCAAATTATTTAATAGTTCTGAAGCAAAGATACGCCGCTCAGGCCGGGCAGGTTTACATCATTCCGGGAATCATTTATAAAATTTACCGGAAATTTACCCGCTTTCGGCCGGGCCATGAAATTCCGCGGGAAATCTGCTATCTTTGTGGCAAAATCAAAATCGGCGGATGATCCAACGTATTCAAACTATCTGGCTGATGTTCGGGTTGCTGGGGGTATTATTTGTGTTGACCCTCCCCATTATCAGTTTTACAACAACCGCTCCTGTTGATGGCAAGACCACGGAAATAACGCACGTCCTTAAAGGAGTAGGACATTACCAGACCATAGGGGATAAAGTACAAAAAACAGAAACCTATACTATAGCGATTGCCCTCGTGGGTTTTCTTGCTGCGGCCTACCTGCTCTGTATCTTCTCTTTCAGAAACCGCAAACGCCAGATGGGCTTATGCTGGATGATCATTTTACTCATTTTCGGCCTGGTTGCGCTGCTGCTGATAAAGCTTCAGCCTTACCAGGACGCAGATATTCTTAACCGGCAGCTGGGTATCAGCGCTTTTTTACCTACTGCCTCCATAATTTGCACGCTGCTTGCCCGCAGGGCAATTGCCAGGGATGAAGCCCTGGTTCGGTCGGCCGACAGGTTGCGTTAAACGTATTCAATTATTCAAATGACAGATTTTAAATCGCTTGGCCTCTCGGAGGTCTTGCTCAAAGCCATTGAAAGCATGGGCTTTGTCACTCCTACCGCCATCCAGGAACAGGCTATCCCGGCATTGCTTGAGGGAGATAACGACCTGGTGGGCCTTGCCCAGACCGGTACGGGGAAAACCGCGGCTTTCGGGCTGCCTATGCTGCAACTGATAGATCCTGCGGAACGCTTTCCCCAGGGGCTGGTGCTGTGTCCCACGCGGGAATTATGCCTCCAGATCACCGGCGACCTGAAAGCCTTCAGCCAATTCCTCGGCGAGGTAAATATCGTTGCCGTCTATGGCGGGGCTAATATTTCTAACCAGATACGGGACCTCAGAAGAGGGGCCCAGATCATTGTAGCTACCCCGGGAAGAATGCTCGATATCATTAACCGGGGCGCGACTAATCTTTCAAATATCCGTTACCTGGTCCTGGACGAGGCCGATGAGATGCTGAACATGGGATTCCAGGAGGATATCAACAGTATCCTGTCCAATACGCCCGACACCAAGAACACCTGGCTGTTTTCTGCCACCATGCCCAACGAGGTAAAGCGGATATCGCGCAGCTATATGGATGACCCGGTGGAGATCACGGTAGGCAGCAAAAACACCGGAAATGTAAACATAGAACACGAATACTATGTGGTGAGAGCCCGCGAGAAATACGCGGCCCTGAAACGCATTGTGGATTATAATCCTGAAATATTTGCGATCATCTTTACCCGCACCAAGATAGAGGCGCAGGAGATCGCCGAACACCTCATCCGGGACGGCTACAATGCCGATGCCCTGCACGGCGACCTGTCCCAGCAGCAGCGTGACAAAGTGATGAAACGTTACCGCGACCGCTCCCTGCAGCTGCTGATCGCAACCGATGTGGCGGCAAGGGGCATCGATGTAAGCGATATCACACACGTGATCAATTATTCACTGCCTGACGATATAGAGAATTACACCCACCGGAGCGGACGGACGGCAAGGGCCGGCAAGTCAGGGGTCTCCATCGCCATCATCAACAGCCGGGAAACCGGCAGGATCAGGCAGATCGAAAAGGTCATCGGGAAGAAGTTCGAAAAGGGAGAGATCCCAAGCGGTTATGACGTCTGCGAAAAGCAGTTATTCGCCCTCATTCATAAAGTGCATGAAGTAAAGGTAAACGAGGAGCAGATTGGCCCTTACCTCAACCGAATTTACAAGGAATTTGAAAACCTTGACAAGGAGGAACTTATACGTCGCTTTGCTTCCCTGGAATTCAATCGTTTCCTGGAATATTACCTGAATGCGCCGGATCTGAATTCGGCGGACGAAAGACCTTCAAAAAGCAGGGAGAGGGATCATACTTCCGGCGGCGGCAGCTTTACCCGCATGTTTGTGAATCTGGGCTCAGTAGACGACCTTACCCGGGGTGACCTGCTCCGTTTCATTTGCGACAACTCCGGTATCAGCGGGCAGCAGGTGGGCCGCATTGACCTGAAAGGAATCCATACCTTCTTCGAAGTGGAGTCTTCCGAGGCCGAAACGGTTTACAATGGTCTGAAAAGCGGCTCCTTCAAAGGAAGGAATATCCGGGTTGATTATGCCGAAGGGAATAAAAGCGGCGGCGGCAGGCCTTCCAAATCATCCCGGCATGGGGCTAAGCCCTCCTGGAAATCTTCCTCCCGGGGCAGCCAGGGAGGCAAAGGCAAGCGGAGGTAACATAAAGATCAGGAAAAGCAATGCGAGAGGAATCACTTATCCTGGTGAATGAAAAGGACGAAGTGACCGGATTCGGCGAAAAAATCGATGTCCACCGGAAAGGCCTCTTGCATCGCGCTTTTTCCATTCTGATAGTAAATACTCAAAACGAGCTTCTTCTGCAGAAAAGAGCGGATGAAAAATACCATTCCGCGGGCCTGTGGGCCAATGCCTGCTGCAGCCATCCGTTAAAAGGGGAAGAAACGGCTGCGGCCGCCCACCGCCGGCTGCAGGAGGAACTGGGATTTGACTGCAGCCTGGAGTTTGCATTTAAGTTCATCTATCGCGCCGACTTTGATAACGGGCTCACGGAACACGAACTCGATCATGTATTTACCGGCCGGTATGACGGACCGGTATATCCGGATCCTGCAGAAATATCCGAAGTAAAATGGATACGCGCGGCCGACCTGGCAAACAGCCTCAGCCGCGAACCGGAAGCTTATGCAGCCTGGTTCCGGATCATCATGGAAAGGGCCGGTGAGTTAAAATTCTAAGGAAAAAGATTATGAAAACCGCACTTGCCTCTCTTATCATCAGCGGCTGTTTCTTCTTCACACTTTCCTGTAACACACCCCGTCAGGAGAAGCAAACCGCGCAGGAAGCGCAGATCGCACAGGAAGAGCTAACCGGGCGCGAAGACAGCGCCAAGGCGCTGCAGGATTCTCTTCATTTCAAGCTTGCCGGAAATACCGGCCCGGTCAGGGTTATCGCCGGGGAAGCAGCAGGCATGCTCCGGCTGAAAGCGCCTTCGGATACCCTGCTCCAGGTATTGGGCAAGGCGGATTCCACCGCGGTTGACATGTGCAAGGATCTCTCATCCTGGTATTCGGATAAGACCCGGCTCCGTATTTACTCGCTTTGCGATAACGACCTGGAGATGAGAAAGTCCATGCAGGTAATTGCCCTGAGCGGCTCCTCTTTTAGCACCGGGAGCGGCATTACCGATAAAAGCACTTTTTCAGCGGTCAGGCAAAACCATCCCGGCTTGCAGGTACTTGGGAAAATTTCGAAAGGCGATCAAACGCTCTTTATTGCTGACGATATTCAAAAGGGAATCGCCTTTGAACTTAGCGATACCGCGACCGCCGGACGTATCCTGGGCGTATTGGTGCATTTGCCCGGAAAAGCGGTAACGGCCACTACCATTCCGCTCTATCCCGGGTTGGAGAGGCTGTAACAGGACCAGTATATCGATTACTGGTCCGGCAGCTGACCGGCACTAAGGCCAAGACTTTTCAAACTTTTTCGCCCCCGGGCGGTTTGTTTATACTTGTAACGCTGGCATTTTATGGATTGTAAACTCACTGACCCGATCAACCTTGACTTTTCCAAAACCGGTTTTTTCAGCAAACTTATCCTGGATTACCTGGAGGGCGCACCCGCCCTGGCCCCCTTTCACCAGTATCCGCCTTCCGTTGATGCATTCAGCAATGCGATAAAGGCAAAAGAAAAAGAAAGTATTGACAGGCAGGCCTTAACGGAAGCATTAAGATCCCAATACGGCCCGTCCCTGCTCACGCCGGAACTGGAATCCCTGATCGGCAGCCTTAACCTGGCGAATACCTATACGGTGACTACCGGCCATCAGCTGAATATCTTCGGCGGCCCCCTTTACTTTATCTATAAGATCATTAGCACGATCAACCTTGCGGAAGCGGTTGAAAAAGCAAATCCGGGCAACAGGATCATTCCTGTTTTCTGGATGGCTACCGAAGATCATGACTTTGCTGAGATCAATCATATCAGCCTTTTCGGTAAGGAACTGAAATGGGATGCCAAGCCCGGAGGAGCTACCGGCCGCATGGACCCGCGCGGAATGCAGGACGTACTCGCGCAGCTGAAAGAAATCCTGGGCAGTTCGCCGCAAGCGGAAGAACTTGCCGCTTTGTTCGAAAAGGCCTATGCCGGTCACCGGACCCTGGCAGATGCCACGCGCTATTTTGTACACCAATTACTGGGAAGCTACGGCCTGCTCATTATTGACGGGGATGATCCGCGGCTCAAATCCCTTTTCTCCGATATCATAGAAAAGGACATACTGGAAGGGATAAGCAGCGCTCAAGTCATCCAAACTAACCGTCAGCTGGAAGAAACCGGGTACAAGACCCAGGCTCATCCGCGGGAGATAAATTTCTTTTACCTGGAAGAAAACCTGCGCGAACGAATTGTGTTAGAAAATGGCGAATACCAGGTCTTGAATTCGGATATCAGCTTTTCACCGGAAAACCTGGCAACGGAAATCAGCCGGCACCCGGAAAAATTCAGCCCCAATGTGATCATGAGGCCCGTGTACCAGGAAAAGATCCTGCCCAACCTGGCCTATGTGGGAGGAGGCGGCGAACTGGCCTACTGGATGCAGCTTTGCAGCGTTTTCGAAGCGCACCATATAAATTTTCCCATCCTGATCCTTCGCAACTCCCTCCTGCTGATAGACGAGAACAGCGGAAAGAAAATGAGTAGCCTTGGTATTGAGCCTGAAAGCCTGTTCCAGCCGGAACAACAGCTGATCAACGCCTTTGTGCAGTCACATTCGGAAGAAGAACTCAGCCTTGAGGAGGAAAAGAAAGCCTTCGAAGAACTTTTCAATAGGATCGGCGAGAAAGCTTTCGCGCTTGATCCGACCCTCAAAGACAGCGCTGAAGCAGAAAAGGCCAAGTTCTTTAATTCCCTCAAGGGCCTGGAAAACAAGTTATCCAAAGCCGGAAGACGCCGCTTTGACACCGAGCTGGCCCAATTGAGCAGGCTGCGGCAGAAGCTTTTTCCCGATTCCGGCCTCCAGGAAAGACATGAGAACTTCATCCCCTTCTACCTGAAATACGGACCTTCCTTTTTCAGCGAATTGAAAAAACGGTTAGAGCCCTGCCTAAACAAATTCCAGATACTTTCTGTTAGGTAGTAGTGCTGTTAACCTCAAAATACGAATGGACTACGTAAACTTATCCGAAGAAGCTCTCAGAACATTTACAATAAACATTTTTCAGGCAATTGGCGTACCTCCGGACGATGCCCGGCAGGCGGCGGACGTATTACTTAAATCGGACCTGCGGGGGATCGATTCCCATGGTGTAGCCCGTTTAAGCGGCTATGTCCGGCTTTGGGAAAAAGAGCGGATCAACCCCGATCCCAAGGTTCGGATCGTACATGAAACCCATAGCACGGCTACGGTGGACGGTGACAGCGGCCTTGGATTGGTGGTAGCCCCAAAAGCGATGAAAATAGCCATCGAAAAAGCCGAAGAACATGGTTCGGGCTGGATTTCGGTCCGCAACTCCAACCACTTCGGCATTGCCGCTTACCATGCCATGATGGCGCTGGAGAAAGACATGATCGGCATGTCCATGACCAATGCCAGCCCACTGGTATCGCCTACTTTCTCCGCCGAAAGGCTGCTTGGCACCAACCCCATCTGTTATGCCTTCCCCGCCGGAAAATATCCTCCGGTAATAGTGGACATGGCTACGGCGGCGGCGGCCAACGGGAAGCTGGAAATAGCCCAAAGAACAGAAACAACGATCCCCGAAGGTTGGATTCAGAATAAACACGGCCATTCTTCCACTGACCCCACCGAACTCCGGAAAGGCGGCGCACTGCTGCCCCTGGGGAGTAACCCTACCCACGGAAGCCATAAGGGATTTTGCCTGAGCGCGACCGTGGATATCCTCTCATCGGTCCTGTCCGGCGGCAATTACGGGCCCTGGGTTCCTCCATTTGTTGCTTTCCTGGAACCACCTTCAGATCCGGTAGGGCTAGGCATCGGGCACTTCCTGGGAGCCATGCGGGTAGATGGCTTCCGCCCGGTCGACGATTTCAAGCAGCATATGGATAACTGGGTGGAGCGCTTCAAAAATGCCCGGCCCATTGACGAAAGCCGCCCCGTCGTAATTCCCGGGGAACCGGAAACCGCTGCCGAGCAAGACAGAAGCATCAATGGCATCCCCGTCATCCGCCCTGTTTACGAAGACCTGAAGCACCTTTCCCGCAAATTCAATATTGCACTGGACTAAATTTTACGTAAATTTCCCGCCTGATAATTTAAACCGGTTCATTATGAAAAAAGCAATTGCTACGTTTTGTTTTATTTTAACGCTGGCCCTGTCTTTCCATTCGCTGAAAGCGCAGAATGCCGCGGTAGAAGAATTAGGCTGGAAAATTGGCTCGCAGGCCTATACTTTCCGCCTTTTCACACTTGAAGAAGCGTTGGGGAAATTAAACACCCTGGGCTTAAAATACGTGGAGTTATACCCGGGGCAGAAAGTCGACGCCGGTTCAGGCGATGCAACGGTCAGCCACAATGCCAGCCCCGAAACCATCCAAAAGATCAAGCAATTGCTTAAATCCAAAGGTGTTCAGCCGGTTTGCTACGGCGTAGTGAGCGGCGGCGATGAAGCCGAATGGAGAAAAATATTCGAGTTCGCGAAAGAGCTGGGCATTGAGATAATTACCTCTGAGCCTGCTTTCAACCAGCTGGACATGGTGGAAAAACTTTGCGAAGAATTCAAGATAAAACTGGCCATTCATAACCATCCCCTGCCCTCCGGCTACTGGCATCCCCAGATCATTGCCACCCTGCTGAAAGACCGCAGCCCGCTTATGGGCGCCTGCGCCGATATCGGCCACTGGGTGCGTTCCGGGCTGGATCCCATTGAATCCCTGCACCTGCTCGAAGGCCGCGTGATCAGCTTCCATATCAAGGACATGAATAAATTTGGCGTCCGGGAAGCACATGATGTGCCCTGGGGAACAGGCTACAGCAATATCTCCGCCGTAATGCACGAAATGAAGCGGCAAAATTTCAAGGGCGTGTACTCCATTGAATACGAACACAACTGGGAGAACAACGTACCGGAAATTCAGGAAAGCCTGGAGTACTTTTACCGGGTTGCGGAGGCGCTGACCACAGAATAAATTCTTACGGGCTCCTGTTCTTATGTAAGCATTTTTTACGTAAGAGTTTCTTTCGGGCTTCGATCACCGGCGCGGGTAATTTGCCGGCATGAAAACGCTCAGGCTATTTTTCGGGCAAAGCGCAGCTTTGGGGCCCCGAAAAATAGCCTGAGCGCTTTCATATAGCTAAATTGCCCGCGCCGGCGATCGACGCCGAATATCATACCCCTCGGAACCAGAGCCGCGGTCGCACCGGGGGTCAAAACCCGGGGTCGGGAGGGGGTCGAAATCAGATCCGGGGAGTCGAAATCAGGCCCGGAGGTCGAATCGGGGTCGGAGGTCGAACCGGGTCGGTCGTGATTCGGTCAGGGTCAGATCAAACCCAGGATCAGGGTCAGAATCAAACCCAGGTCAAGATCGAAGTCAGCCCAGGGCCCGGGACCCAACGCAAGGCCCTAGTCTATGCCATTAAACAACCGGTTCCACCGAATCTTATTCAGGAAGGTTTCATCTTTATCCCAGGACATCCAGATGAAAAGCGCCTTCCCGACTACATGGTCTTCGGGAACGAATCCCCAGTAGCGGGAATCCAGGGAATTATGGCGATTATCACCCATCATGAAATAGTAGTCCATTTCAAAAGTATAGCTATCGGCTTTTGCGCCGTTAATGTAGATCTCGCTGCCTCTTACTTCGAGTTCATTTCCTTCGTAATAGCTGATCACCCGTTCATAAAAGGGAAGGTTGTCCAGGTTTAAGGGAACGGTTGCCCCTTGTTTGGGGAGCCATATGGGGCCGTAATTATCCCTGTTCCAGTGAAGAGAGGTATCGGAAGGAAAAACCGTGCCCTGCGGCTCCGGCTCGTTCTTAGCCAGTATATTCGGTTCGATGCTGTTTACATTGCCAAATTTCCGCAAGGCGGCGGCTTGTTCGTCCGTAAGGCTTTTAAAGTAGTAAAGACTCTTGTTTCGGTAATAATTATTTGGCCCGAGATCATCCTTGCTCAAACCCAGGTTGCGCAGGGCGTCGTAGTTGAAGTCCTCCCCGGTGGTCCTGACAATGTAAGAGGATTCCATGTCTTCGGGTTCAGGCTGCTTTACCCCGTTTACATAGATCTCCGCATTAATGATCTGCAGGGTATCCCCGGCAATGGCTACGCAGCGCTTGATATAATTCTCCCGTTTATCCACGGGCCGGTCCTCCGGGTCGGCGGGATAGTTAAATACCACGACGTCCTGCCGTTCAATGTCCTCAAAACCGGGCAGGCGATAGTACGGCAGCTGAATGGCGGTGGAATAAGACTTGGCATCCCGGGTAAGGGGCATCGTATGGTGCGCAAAAGGAAAGGCCAGGGGCGTCATCGGCACCCGCGGGCCGTAATTCACTTTACTTACGAAAAGAAAATCACCTACCAGGAGCGACTTCTCCATAGAAGGCGTGGGAATTGTATAGGCTTCAATAAAAAAGGTACGAATGATGGTAGCGGCGATCACCGCGAAAACGACAGCGTCCACCCACTCGCGGGTTTTGCTTTTAGGTTTTCTTACTTTCTTGTCCTGACCTGTATGTTGTTTAGTCCTGAATTTCCAGTTCATTGAGAGACGATATCATGTTAGCCCGTAAATATACTGTTTTCCACTAATTAAAACGCAGCATGTCGCTCATGGTAAAAACGCCCTTCCGGTCCCTAACCCATTCGGCGGCGGCCACCGCCCCGCTGGCAAAGCCTTCCCGGCTAAAGGCAGTGTGCTTCAATTCAATGGAATCAATTCCCGAGCGGTACGTTACCGTATGTGTTCCGGGAACATCTCCTTCCCTCAGCGACTTGATAAGCAGTTTATTTTCGCCGGAAGTCTTTTCGGCATTCTCCCAGCCTTCTTTCCGCAGGATCTGCTCCAGTATCGCTTCAGCCGCCGTTATGGCGGTGCCGCTCGGGGCGTCGAGCTTTCGGGTATGATGGATTTCTTCAATGCTTACTTCATAATCCGGATGAGCGTTCATGATGCCCGCAAGCATCCTGTTCATATGAAAGAAAATAGCTACGCCAATGCTGAAATTGGTCGCATGGAAGAGTGTTCCCTCCCTCTGCCTGCAAAGGGCGGCGAGTTCGTCAAAATGCGCATACCAGCCCGTGGTGCCCACCACAACAGGCAAGCCGGCATTCAGGCAGGCCCGGATGTTTTCAGGGGCTGTCTGCGGGGTGGTAAACTCTATCGCGGCATCCGCCCCGGACAGGTTTTCGGGCGAAAGATCGCCGGGATTCGCTACATCTATCTTCAGCACAATCTCATGCCCCCGCTTCAAAGCGGCTTTCTCTACTTCCTTACCCATTTTCCCGTATCCCAGTAATGCAATCTTCATGTCTTTATCATTTTT is a window from the Anseongella ginsenosidimutans genome containing:
- a CDS encoding heavy-metal-associated domain-containing protein, encoding MKKTYAISGMTCSGCAGVVRNVLSGVEGVENVEVSLEKNEAVVEMNQEVATTELEAALAKTPYKLSGPGSSGL
- a CDS encoding DUF4293 domain-containing protein — encoded protein: MIQRIQTIWLMFGLLGVLFVLTLPIISFTTTAPVDGKTTEITHVLKGVGHYQTIGDKVQKTETYTIAIALVGFLAAAYLLCIFSFRNRKRQMGLCWMIILLIFGLVALLLIKLQPYQDADILNRQLGISAFLPTASIICTLLARRAIARDEALVRSADRLR
- a CDS encoding DEAD/DEAH box helicase, giving the protein MTDFKSLGLSEVLLKAIESMGFVTPTAIQEQAIPALLEGDNDLVGLAQTGTGKTAAFGLPMLQLIDPAERFPQGLVLCPTRELCLQITGDLKAFSQFLGEVNIVAVYGGANISNQIRDLRRGAQIIVATPGRMLDIINRGATNLSNIRYLVLDEADEMLNMGFQEDINSILSNTPDTKNTWLFSATMPNEVKRISRSYMDDPVEITVGSKNTGNVNIEHEYYVVRAREKYAALKRIVDYNPEIFAIIFTRTKIEAQEIAEHLIRDGYNADALHGDLSQQQRDKVMKRYRDRSLQLLIATDVAARGIDVSDITHVINYSLPDDIENYTHRSGRTARAGKSGVSIAIINSRETGRIRQIEKVIGKKFEKGEIPSGYDVCEKQLFALIHKVHEVKVNEEQIGPYLNRIYKEFENLDKEELIRRFASLEFNRFLEYYLNAPDLNSADERPSKSRERDHTSGGGSFTRMFVNLGSVDDLTRGDLLRFICDNSGISGQQVGRIDLKGIHTFFEVESSEAETVYNGLKSGSFKGRNIRVDYAEGNKSGGGRPSKSSRHGAKPSWKSSSRGSQGGKGKRR
- the idi gene encoding isopentenyl-diphosphate Delta-isomerase encodes the protein MREESLILVNEKDEVTGFGEKIDVHRKGLLHRAFSILIVNTQNELLLQKRADEKYHSAGLWANACCSHPLKGEETAAAAHRRLQEELGFDCSLEFAFKFIYRADFDNGLTEHELDHVFTGRYDGPVYPDPAEISEVKWIRAADLANSLSREPEAYAAWFRIIMERAGELKF
- the bshC gene encoding bacillithiol biosynthesis cysteine-adding enzyme BshC; its protein translation is MDCKLTDPINLDFSKTGFFSKLILDYLEGAPALAPFHQYPPSVDAFSNAIKAKEKESIDRQALTEALRSQYGPSLLTPELESLIGSLNLANTYTVTTGHQLNIFGGPLYFIYKIISTINLAEAVEKANPGNRIIPVFWMATEDHDFAEINHISLFGKELKWDAKPGGATGRMDPRGMQDVLAQLKEILGSSPQAEELAALFEKAYAGHRTLADATRYFVHQLLGSYGLLIIDGDDPRLKSLFSDIIEKDILEGISSAQVIQTNRQLEETGYKTQAHPREINFFYLEENLRERIVLENGEYQVLNSDISFSPENLATEISRHPEKFSPNVIMRPVYQEKILPNLAYVGGGGELAYWMQLCSVFEAHHINFPILILRNSLLLIDENSGKKMSSLGIEPESLFQPEQQLINAFVQSHSEEELSLEEEKKAFEELFNRIGEKAFALDPTLKDSAEAEKAKFFNSLKGLENKLSKAGRRRFDTELAQLSRLRQKLFPDSGLQERHENFIPFYLKYGPSFFSELKKRLEPCLNKFQILSVR
- a CDS encoding Ldh family oxidoreductase — protein: MDYVNLSEEALRTFTINIFQAIGVPPDDARQAADVLLKSDLRGIDSHGVARLSGYVRLWEKERINPDPKVRIVHETHSTATVDGDSGLGLVVAPKAMKIAIEKAEEHGSGWISVRNSNHFGIAAYHAMMALEKDMIGMSMTNASPLVSPTFSAERLLGTNPICYAFPAGKYPPVIVDMATAAAANGKLEIAQRTETTIPEGWIQNKHGHSSTDPTELRKGGALLPLGSNPTHGSHKGFCLSATVDILSSVLSGGNYGPWVPPFVAFLEPPSDPVGLGIGHFLGAMRVDGFRPVDDFKQHMDNWVERFKNARPIDESRPVVIPGEPETAAEQDRSINGIPVIRPVYEDLKHLSRKFNIALD
- a CDS encoding sugar phosphate isomerase/epimerase family protein, translated to MKKAIATFCFILTLALSFHSLKAQNAAVEELGWKIGSQAYTFRLFTLEEALGKLNTLGLKYVELYPGQKVDAGSGDATVSHNASPETIQKIKQLLKSKGVQPVCYGVVSGGDEAEWRKIFEFAKELGIEIITSEPAFNQLDMVEKLCEEFKIKLAIHNHPLPSGYWHPQIIATLLKDRSPLMGACADIGHWVRSGLDPIESLHLLEGRVISFHIKDMNKFGVREAHDVPWGTGYSNISAVMHEMKRQNFKGVYSIEYEHNWENNVPEIQESLEYFYRVAEALTTE
- the lepB gene encoding signal peptidase I; translated protein: MNWKFRTKQHTGQDKKVRKPKSKTREWVDAVVFAVIAATIIRTFFIEAYTIPTPSMEKSLLVGDFLFVSKVNYGPRVPMTPLAFPFAHHTMPLTRDAKSYSTAIQLPYYRLPGFEDIERQDVVVFNYPADPEDRPVDKRENYIKRCVAIAGDTLQIINAEIYVNGVKQPEPEDMESSYIVRTTGEDFNYDALRNLGLSKDDLGPNNYYRNKSLYYFKSLTDEQAAALRKFGNVNSIEPNILAKNEPEPQGTVFPSDTSLHWNRDNYGPIWLPKQGATVPLNLDNLPFYERVISYYEGNELEVRGSEIYINGAKADSYTFEMDYYFMMGDNRHNSLDSRYWGFVPEDHVVGKALFIWMSWDKDETFLNKIRWNRLFNGID
- the dapB gene encoding 4-hydroxy-tetrahydrodipicolinate reductase; this translates as MKIALLGYGKMGKEVEKAALKRGHEIVLKIDVANPGDLSPENLSGADAAIEFTTPQTAPENIRACLNAGLPVVVGTTGWYAHFDELAALCRQREGTLFHATNFSIGVAIFFHMNRMLAGIMNAHPDYEVSIEEIHHTRKLDAPSGTAITAAEAILEQILRKEGWENAEKTSGENKLLIKSLREGDVPGTHTVTYRSGIDSIELKHTAFSREGFASGAVAAAEWVRDRKGVFTMSDMLRFN